Proteins from a genomic interval of Rhizobium leguminosarum:
- a CDS encoding DUF1810 domain-containing protein → MAGDIDYKLLRFIDAQNGVYEQALLELKAGRKTSHWMWFIFPQIAGLGTSPMAERYAIRSAEEAAAYLADPILSSRLLRCVEAILSVDGRSAHEILGSPDDLKLRSSMTLFAAISDHGSPFHRVVEHFYQGKFDDRTMEILNASTD, encoded by the coding sequence ATGGCCGGCGACATCGACTACAAGCTTCTCCGCTTCATCGACGCCCAGAACGGCGTCTACGAACAAGCGCTCCTAGAGCTGAAAGCCGGGCGCAAGACCTCCCACTGGATGTGGTTCATCTTCCCGCAAATCGCCGGTCTCGGTACCTCGCCGATGGCCGAAAGATATGCGATCCGCTCAGCCGAGGAAGCGGCCGCCTATCTCGCCGATCCCATTCTCTCAAGCCGGCTGCTGCGTTGCGTCGAGGCGATCCTGTCGGTGGACGGCCGATCGGCGCACGAAATCCTGGGTTCACCCGACGACCTCAAGCTGCGCTCGTCGATGACCTTGTTTGCCGCGATCAGCGACCATGGTTCGCCCTTCCACCGGGTGGTGGAGCATTTCTATCAGGGAAAATTCGACGATCGGACGATGGAAATCCTCAATGCCAGCACAGACTGA
- a CDS encoding TetR/AcrR family transcriptional regulator produces the protein MSRTTSAKKSETSNEISAAVPEDRIPPRERIVSTASELFRERGIRGIGVDAIADAALTNKMTLYRHFGSKDELVCETLRRASEKAGAIWRDLESAYPDNPRAQLDAWVEMRAQCLNGEPAGCDLANAAIELKGEGHPAHEMIERHKAEQRDRLAALCSAAGAREPQLLADTLTLLLEGARVSRQAMGAAGCCGHFAKACHAAIASFA, from the coding sequence ATGTCAAGGACTACGTCCGCAAAAAAATCAGAAACTTCGAACGAAATCTCCGCAGCCGTTCCAGAAGATCGCATCCCGCCGCGGGAGCGTATCGTCTCGACCGCCTCGGAGCTTTTCCGCGAGCGCGGCATCCGCGGCATCGGCGTCGATGCCATTGCCGACGCGGCTCTGACCAACAAGATGACGCTCTACCGGCATTTCGGCTCGAAGGACGAGCTCGTCTGCGAGACGCTTCGCCGCGCCTCCGAAAAGGCGGGTGCCATCTGGCGCGATCTGGAATCGGCCTATCCCGACAATCCGCGCGCCCAGCTGGACGCCTGGGTGGAGATGCGGGCGCAATGTCTGAACGGCGAGCCCGCCGGCTGCGATCTCGCCAATGCCGCCATCGAGCTGAAGGGCGAGGGCCATCCGGCCCACGAAATGATCGAGCGGCACAAGGCCGAACAGCGTGATCGTCTGGCCGCGCTCTGTTCGGCGGCCGGCGCGCGCGAACCCCAGCTTCTTGCCGATACATTGACGCTGCTGCTCGAAGGCGCGCGCGTCAGCCGCCAGGCCATGGGCGCTGCCGGTTGCTGCGGTCATTTCGCCAAGGCCTGCCACGCGGCGATCGCTTCTTTCGCCTGA
- a CDS encoding SDR family oxidoreductase has product MPNYPTPPFPSQKQPMPGFTAQMDPVPDHGEKSYRGSERLKGKRAIITGGDSGIGRAVAIAYAREGADLVLSYLDEDEDADETKRLVEQAGRKAILVSGDIQDPAHCRQIVETAVKELGGIDILVNNAAHQASFKSIDEISDEEWELTFKVNIHAMFYLTKAAVAHMKPGSAIINTASINSDNPNPTLLAYATTKGAIQNFTAGLAQLLAEKGIRANAVAPGPIWTPLIPSTLPEESVSNFGKQVPMKRPGQPAELATAYVMLADPLSSYVSGTTIAVTGGKPIL; this is encoded by the coding sequence ATGCCAAATTATCCCACACCACCTTTCCCATCCCAGAAACAGCCGATGCCGGGTTTTACCGCGCAGATGGACCCGGTTCCCGACCATGGCGAAAAGAGCTATCGCGGTTCCGAGCGGCTGAAGGGCAAGCGGGCGATCATCACCGGCGGCGATAGCGGCATTGGCCGGGCCGTAGCCATCGCCTATGCCAGGGAAGGTGCCGATCTGGTGCTCTCCTATCTCGACGAGGATGAGGATGCCGACGAAACGAAACGGCTGGTCGAGCAGGCCGGACGCAAGGCTATCCTCGTCAGCGGCGACATCCAGGATCCTGCCCATTGCAGACAGATCGTCGAGACGGCGGTCAAGGAGCTCGGTGGTATCGACATTCTCGTCAATAACGCCGCGCATCAGGCGAGTTTCAAGAGCATCGACGAGATCAGCGATGAAGAGTGGGAACTGACCTTCAAGGTCAATATCCATGCGATGTTCTACCTGACCAAGGCAGCCGTCGCCCATATGAAGCCCGGCAGCGCCATCATCAACACGGCTTCGATCAATTCGGACAATCCGAACCCGACGCTGCTTGCCTATGCGACGACCAAGGGCGCCATCCAGAATTTCACCGCCGGCCTTGCCCAGCTTCTGGCCGAGAAAGGCATTCGCGCCAATGCGGTGGCGCCCGGGCCGATCTGGACGCCGCTCATCCCTTCGACACTGCCTGAAGAAAGCGTCAGCAATTTCGGCAAGCAGGTGCCAATGAAGCGCCCGGGACAGCCGGCCGAGCTTGCAACGGCCTACGTGATGCTGGCCGATCCCTTGTCGAGCTATGTCTCCGGCACGACAATCGCGGTTACCGGCGGCAAACCGATCCTATAA
- a CDS encoding type II toxin-antitoxin system Phd/YefM family antitoxin, with translation MASVTLAQAKAHLSELLNRVEAGEVVEILRHGKPVARLVPVKTRKKPIDVERLKAMTALMRPSSEPIDSATFIRDMRDTDRY, from the coding sequence ATGGCAAGCGTCACCCTGGCGCAGGCAAAAGCCCATCTCAGCGAATTGCTCAATCGCGTCGAAGCCGGCGAGGTCGTCGAGATATTGCGGCATGGCAAGCCGGTGGCGCGGCTCGTGCCCGTGAAGACGCGCAAAAAACCGATCGACGTCGAGCGGCTGAAGGCAATGACCGCCTTGATGAGGCCGTCGTCCGAACCCATCGATTCCGCGACTTTTATCCGCGATATGCGCGACACCGATCGCTACTGA
- a CDS encoding IclR family transcriptional regulator, with product MRCVELDGKTSPAVYSEDEGVADEATGKGARRARVSGIDRALQVIDHLYETGSPAGVYAIAKAVKAPLSTVYVIVDDLVEKNMLTRQADGSIWLGARLYHYGLAYARSLDFMSIATHEMHDLCRQAGETVQVCGRDGDYMLVLAMADGPSHFQVASRVGTRVPLNWTASGRLLVGHLAEEERIELFKRCARSSPTGRAEIDPGTLSEAAGKAFESRLSIQAGESDYAVACIASPICDRDGQCVATISIVLPEQKAFSDENHYTAHVRSSAERIEKLMGWRNR from the coding sequence ATGAGGTGCGTGGAATTGGACGGAAAGACATCCCCCGCGGTTTACTCCGAAGATGAGGGCGTTGCCGACGAGGCTACTGGCAAGGGCGCGAGGCGCGCACGCGTCAGCGGCATAGACCGGGCACTTCAAGTGATCGACCATCTTTACGAGACCGGATCACCCGCCGGCGTCTACGCCATCGCCAAGGCGGTGAAGGCGCCGCTGTCGACCGTTTACGTCATCGTCGACGATCTCGTCGAGAAGAACATGCTGACGCGCCAGGCCGACGGCTCAATCTGGCTCGGCGCGCGGCTCTACCATTACGGCCTTGCCTATGCCAGGTCGCTGGATTTCATGAGCATCGCTACCCACGAAATGCACGATCTCTGCCGCCAGGCCGGCGAAACCGTGCAGGTCTGCGGTCGTGACGGCGACTATATGCTGGTACTGGCCATGGCCGACGGCCCAAGCCATTTTCAGGTGGCGTCCCGCGTCGGCACAAGGGTGCCGCTGAACTGGACGGCCTCCGGCCGCCTGCTCGTCGGCCACCTGGCCGAGGAGGAGCGCATCGAATTGTTCAAACGCTGCGCCCGCTCTTCACCGACCGGCCGCGCCGAGATCGATCCAGGCACGCTGTCGGAAGCCGCCGGCAAGGCCTTCGAGTCGCGGCTGTCGATCCAGGCGGGAGAATCGGATTATGCGGTTGCCTGCATCGCCTCGCCGATCTGCGATCGCGACGGCCAGTGCGTCGCCACCATTTCCATCGTGCTGCCGGAACAGAAGGCGTTTTCCGACGAGAACCATTATACGGCGCATGTGCGCAGTTCAGCGGAGCGGATCGAAAAGCTGATGGGCTGGCGCAACCGCTGA
- a CDS encoding amidohydrolase/deacetylase family metallohydrolase: protein MPGDQTKKPLLLTNVKPMAFGSGTSEGATDILVNADGRIAEIGPSRSVSQDVTRIEGKGAFISPGWVDLHVHIWHGGTDISIRPSECGVERGVTTLVDAGSAGEANFHGFREYIIEPSRERIKAFLNLGSIGLVACNRVAELRDIRDIDLDRILEVYAENSEHIVGIKVRASHVITGSWGVTPVKLGKKIAKILKVPMMVHVGEPPALYDEVLEILGPGDVVTHCFNGKAGSSIMEDEDLFNLAERCASEGIRLDIGHGGASFSFKVAEAAIARGLLPFSISTDLHGHSMNFPVWDLATTMSKLLSVGMPFDKVVEAVTHAPASVIKLSMENRLSVGSQAEFTIFDLVDSNLEATDSNGDVSVLNKLFEPRYAVIGADAFAASRYVPRARKLVRHSHGYSYR from the coding sequence ATGCCCGGCGACCAGACGAAGAAGCCGCTTCTCCTCACCAATGTCAAACCGATGGCTTTCGGTTCTGGCACATCAGAGGGGGCAACCGACATTCTCGTCAATGCCGACGGCAGGATCGCCGAGATCGGTCCGTCGCGTTCCGTCTCGCAGGATGTGACGCGCATCGAGGGCAAAGGCGCCTTCATTTCGCCGGGCTGGGTCGATCTGCACGTGCATATCTGGCACGGCGGCACCGATATTTCCATCCGCCCGTCCGAATGCGGCGTCGAGCGCGGCGTCACCACGCTGGTCGATGCCGGTTCGGCCGGTGAGGCGAACTTCCATGGCTTCCGGGAATATATCATCGAGCCCTCGCGCGAACGCATCAAGGCCTTCCTGAACCTCGGCTCGATCGGCCTCGTCGCCTGCAACCGCGTCGCGGAATTGCGGGATATCCGCGATATCGATCTCGATCGCATTCTCGAAGTCTATGCCGAAAACAGCGAGCACATCGTCGGCATCAAGGTGCGCGCCAGCCATGTCATCACCGGCTCCTGGGGCGTCACTCCCGTCAAGCTCGGCAAGAAGATCGCCAAGATCTTGAAAGTGCCGATGATGGTGCATGTTGGCGAGCCGCCGGCGCTCTATGACGAGGTGTTGGAGATTCTCGGCCCCGGCGACGTCGTCACCCATTGCTTCAACGGCAAGGCCGGGTCGAGCATCATGGAGGACGAGGACCTTTTCAATCTCGCCGAGCGCTGCGCCTCCGAGGGCATCCGCCTCGACATCGGCCATGGCGGCGCCTCCTTCTCCTTCAAGGTCGCCGAGGCGGCGATCGCGCGCGGGCTTCTGCCGTTCTCGATCTCGACCGATCTGCACGGACATTCGATGAACTTCCCGGTCTGGGATCTGGCGACGACGATGTCTAAACTCCTCAGCGTCGGCATGCCTTTCGACAAGGTGGTGGAAGCCGTCACCCATGCGCCGGCATCCGTCATCAAGCTGTCGATGGAGAACCGGCTTTCGGTCGGCTCGCAAGCCGAATTCACCATTTTCGACCTGGTCGATTCCAACCTCGAGGCGACGGATTCCAACGGCGACGTTTCGGTCCTCAATAAGCTGTTCGAGCCGCGCTACGCGGTAATAGGCGCCGATGCTTTCGCTGCCAGCCGCTATGTGCCGCGGGCGCGCAAGCTGGTGCGCCACAGCCACGGCTATTCCTACAGGTAG
- a CDS encoding sigma-70 family RNA polymerase sigma factor: protein MDEKKWLTEEFEANRAHLRAAAYRMLGSRSEAEDAVQEAWLRLGRTDTTGVGNLGGWLTTVVARICLDMLRARKTRREEPLEAPVHAGIADPANDPEREAAFADSVGLALLVVLQTLAPAERVAFVLHDMFDLPFDEIAPIIGRSSAATRQLASRARRRVQGVDEAPDVDFGRKRTIAEAFLTASRNGDLEGLIAVLAPDVVFRPDATAARFGTIGEMRGATDVAEAFKGRAQAAEIAIVGGELGFVVEIQGQLRVVVALTIADGRIAAIDAIADPEHLERLDYSILGD, encoded by the coding sequence ATGGACGAGAAAAAATGGCTGACTGAAGAATTCGAGGCGAACAGAGCGCATCTGCGGGCCGCGGCCTATCGCATGCTCGGCTCGCGCAGCGAGGCGGAGGATGCCGTTCAGGAGGCCTGGCTGCGGCTTGGCCGCACCGATACGACAGGGGTCGGCAATCTCGGCGGTTGGCTGACGACGGTGGTGGCGCGCATCTGCCTCGACATGCTGCGCGCCCGCAAGACCCGGCGCGAGGAGCCGCTGGAGGCGCCTGTTCATGCCGGGATCGCCGATCCGGCGAACGATCCCGAGCGCGAAGCCGCCTTTGCCGATTCGGTCGGTCTGGCGCTGCTCGTCGTGCTGCAGACGCTGGCGCCCGCCGAACGTGTCGCCTTCGTGCTGCACGACATGTTCGATCTGCCCTTCGACGAGATTGCGCCGATCATCGGCCGTTCGTCCGCCGCCACCCGCCAGCTCGCAAGCCGCGCCCGCCGCCGGGTGCAGGGGGTGGACGAAGCGCCTGATGTCGATTTCGGCCGCAAGCGGACGATCGCCGAGGCCTTTCTGACGGCCTCGCGCAATGGCGATCTGGAGGGATTGATCGCGGTGCTTGCCCCTGACGTCGTCTTCCGGCCGGATGCGACGGCCGCCCGCTTCGGCACCATTGGTGAAATGCGCGGCGCAACTGACGTGGCCGAAGCCTTCAAGGGTCGGGCGCAGGCAGCCGAAATCGCCATCGTCGGCGGTGAGCTTGGATTCGTCGTGGAGATCCAGGGCCAGCTCCGCGTCGTCGTGGCGCTGACGATCGCCGATGGCAGGATCGCCGCAATCGACGCCATCGCTGATCCGGAGCACCTGGAAAGGCTCGACTATTCGATCCTTGGGGATTGA
- a CDS encoding carboxymuconolactone decarboxylase family protein translates to MQERMGNPALVLPAAMQALAALSKVPAETGLSPKLLELVNLRASQINGCSVCVDGHPRIAKKLGETDERLFAIGAWRDSPYFSDAERAALALTEAVTRVSDRADPVPDDIWDEATRHYDGKSLAALVIAIANINVWNRLNIATRQIAGAWKP, encoded by the coding sequence ATGCAGGAGCGAATGGGAAATCCCGCCCTCGTCCTTCCCGCGGCCATGCAGGCGCTGGCGGCTCTCAGCAAGGTGCCGGCCGAAACCGGCCTTTCGCCCAAGCTGCTCGAACTCGTCAATCTGCGCGCCAGCCAGATCAACGGCTGCAGCGTCTGTGTCGACGGGCATCCGCGCATTGCAAAGAAGCTCGGTGAAACGGACGAACGGCTTTTCGCCATCGGCGCCTGGCGCGACTCGCCCTATTTCAGTGACGCCGAGCGGGCAGCCCTTGCGCTGACCGAGGCGGTGACCCGCGTCAGCGACCGCGCCGATCCGGTGCCGGATGATATCTGGGACGAAGCAACGCGGCACTATGACGGCAAGAGCCTTGCGGCACTCGTCATCGCCATCGCCAATATCAATGTGTGGAACCGGCTGAACATCGCCACCCGCCAGATCGCCGGGGCCTGGAAGCCGTAA
- the rhaI gene encoding L-rhamnose catabolism isomerase, with translation MTDSRIAPDLVATENDKRATALKADYEALGATLARRGVDIEAVTRKVAEFFVAVPSWGVGTGGTRFARFPGTGEPRGIFDKLDDCAVINQLTQATPNVSLHIPWDKADARELKAKGNALGLGFDAMNSNTFSDAPGQAHSYKYGSLSHTDAATRAQAVEHNLECIEIGKALGSKALTVWIGDGSNFPGQSHFTKAFERYLASMADIYKALPDDWKLFSEHKMYEPAFYSTIVQDWGTNYLIAQTLGPKAYCLVDLGHHAPNTNIEMIVARLIQFGKLGGFHFNDSKYGDDDLDAGAIDPYRLFLVFNELVDAEQRGVNDFNPAHMIDQSHNVTDPIESLINSANEIRRAYAQALLVDRKALSGYQDDNDALMASETLKRAYRADVEPILAEARRRAGGAIDPIAVYRASGYRRQVAAERPASAAGGGGII, from the coding sequence ATGACAGATTCCAGGATTGCGCCAGATCTGGTCGCGACTGAAAACGACAAGCGGGCAACCGCTCTGAAAGCCGATTACGAGGCACTGGGCGCGACGCTTGCCCGTCGCGGCGTCGATATCGAGGCGGTCACCCGGAAGGTTGCGGAATTCTTCGTTGCTGTGCCCTCCTGGGGCGTCGGCACCGGCGGCACGCGTTTTGCCCGTTTCCCCGGTACCGGCGAGCCGCGCGGCATCTTCGACAAGCTCGACGATTGCGCCGTCATCAACCAGCTGACGCAGGCGACCCCGAACGTCTCGCTGCATATTCCCTGGGACAAGGCGGATGCCCGGGAGTTGAAGGCCAAGGGTAACGCGCTCGGCCTCGGCTTCGATGCGATGAATTCGAACACCTTTTCCGATGCGCCCGGCCAGGCCCATTCCTACAAATACGGCTCGCTCAGCCACACCGACGCGGCGACGCGGGCGCAGGCGGTCGAGCACAATCTCGAATGCATCGAGATCGGCAAGGCGCTCGGCTCCAAGGCGCTGACGGTCTGGATCGGCGACGGCTCGAACTTCCCCGGCCAGAGCCATTTCACCAAGGCTTTCGAGCGTTACCTCGCCTCGATGGCGGATATTTACAAGGCGCTGCCCGACGATTGGAAGCTCTTCTCCGAGCACAAGATGTACGAGCCGGCCTTCTACTCGACCATCGTGCAGGATTGGGGCACCAACTACCTGATCGCCCAGACGCTCGGCCCCAAGGCCTATTGCCTCGTCGATCTCGGCCACCATGCGCCGAACACCAATATCGAGATGATCGTCGCCCGGCTGATCCAGTTCGGCAAGCTCGGCGGTTTCCACTTCAACGATTCGAAATACGGCGATGACGATCTCGACGCCGGCGCGATCGATCCCTACCGGCTGTTCCTGGTTTTCAACGAACTGGTCGATGCCGAGCAGCGCGGCGTCAACGACTTCAACCCGGCCCATATGATCGACCAGTCGCACAATGTCACCGACCCGATCGAAAGCCTGATCAACAGCGCCAACGAAATCCGCCGCGCCTATGCGCAGGCACTGCTCGTCGACCGCAAGGCGCTCTCCGGTTACCAGGACGACAACGACGCCTTGATGGCATCGGAAACGCTGAAGCGTGCCTATCGCGCCGATGTCGAGCCTATCCTGGCCGAAGCCCGCCGCAGGGCCGGCGGCGCGATCGACCCGATCGCCGTCTATCGTGCCAGCGGTTATCGCAGACAAGTGGCGGCCGAGCGCCCGGCATCCGCTGCCGGCGGCGGCGGCATCATCTGA
- a CDS encoding YqaE/Pmp3 family membrane protein, producing the protein MDVVRILLAIILPPLGVFLQVGIGLHFWLNILLTLCGYLPGIIHAIWVILRK; encoded by the coding sequence ATGGACGTTGTCCGCATTCTTCTTGCGATCATCCTGCCGCCCCTTGGCGTATTCTTGCAGGTCGGGATCGGCCTGCATTTCTGGCTCAATATATTGCTGACACTCTGCGGCTATCTGCCGGGGATCATCCACGCAATATGGGTGATCCTCCGGAAATAG
- a CDS encoding bifunctional rhamnulose-1-phosphate aldolase/short-chain dehydrogenase, with protein MAANVRLLENRWDDAYAAGLDEPGKLLYRSNLLGADKRITNYGGGNTSAKVMETDPLTGGKVKVLWVKGSGGDVGTIKLDGFATLYQDKLESLKGIYKGVEDEDRMVAFLPHCTFNLNARAASIDTPLHGFVPFTHVDHMHPDAIIAIAASKNSKELTQQIFGDEIGWLPWRRPGFQLGLDLGAFVAANPNAKGVVLESHGLFTWADDAKACYELTLDIINKAIVWFAEKTEGKTIFGGAVTQSLAVAERRAIAARLMPEIRGRIGKQERKLGHFDDQDAVLEFVNSSDLRPLGALGTSCPDHFLRTKIRPLIVDFDPAKPDVDAIVAGLDKALEDYRADYARYYNECKHDNSPAMRDANPVIFLVPGVGMLSFARDKATARIASEFYVNAINVMRGASTVSQYQGLPEQEAFDIEYWLLEEAKLQRMPKPKSLAGRVAFVTGGAGGIGRVTAARLVGEGACVVLADIDQAALEGTEADFVKKFGADAVRSVRLDVTKEDAVIASFADACVEFGGIDILVSNAGIASSAPIELTELATWNRNIDILATGYFLVSREAFRLFRRQALGGNVIFVASKNGLAASPNASAYCTAKAAEIHLARCLALEGADAGIRVNTVNPDAVLRGSKIWSGEWREQRAASSKIEVDDLEEHYRKRSMLKLNVFPEDIAEAIYFLASDLSAKSTGNIINVDAGNVQSFTR; from the coding sequence ATGGCGGCGAACGTCCGGCTTCTGGAAAACCGGTGGGATGATGCTTACGCGGCAGGCCTCGATGAGCCTGGCAAGCTGCTCTATCGCTCCAACCTGCTCGGCGCCGACAAGCGCATCACCAATTATGGCGGCGGCAACACCTCGGCGAAGGTGATGGAAACCGATCCGCTGACCGGCGGCAAGGTGAAGGTACTTTGGGTCAAGGGCTCCGGCGGCGACGTCGGCACGATCAAGCTCGACGGTTTCGCGACACTCTACCAGGATAAGCTGGAATCGCTGAAGGGCATCTACAAGGGTGTCGAGGACGAGGACCGCATGGTCGCCTTCCTGCCGCACTGCACCTTCAACCTGAATGCCCGTGCCGCCTCGATCGACACGCCGCTGCACGGTTTCGTGCCTTTCACCCATGTCGACCACATGCATCCCGATGCGATCATCGCGATCGCCGCATCGAAGAATTCGAAGGAATTGACGCAGCAGATCTTCGGCGACGAGATCGGCTGGCTGCCCTGGCGCCGTCCCGGCTTCCAGCTCGGCCTCGACCTCGGCGCATTCGTTGCCGCAAACCCGAATGCCAAGGGCGTGGTGCTCGAAAGCCACGGCCTCTTCACCTGGGCCGACGACGCCAAGGCCTGCTACGAACTGACGCTCGATATCATCAACAAGGCAATCGTCTGGTTCGCCGAAAAGACCGAGGGAAAGACGATTTTCGGCGGCGCGGTCACGCAGAGCTTGGCCGTTGCCGAACGCCGCGCCATCGCCGCGCGGCTGATGCCGGAGATCCGCGGTCGCATCGGCAAGCAGGAGCGCAAGCTCGGGCATTTCGATGATCAGGACGCCGTACTCGAATTTGTCAATTCCAGCGATCTGCGTCCGCTCGGCGCGCTCGGCACCAGCTGCCCTGACCATTTCCTGCGCACCAAGATCCGCCCGCTGATCGTCGATTTCGACCCGGCCAAGCCGGATGTCGACGCGATCGTCGCCGGTCTCGATAAGGCGCTGGAAGACTATCGGGCCGACTACGCCCGCTATTATAACGAATGCAAGCATGACAATTCGCCTGCCATGCGCGACGCCAATCCCGTCATTTTCCTGGTGCCCGGCGTCGGCATGCTGTCCTTTGCCCGCGACAAGGCGACGGCCCGCATCGCCAGCGAATTCTATGTCAACGCCATCAATGTCATGCGCGGCGCCTCGACGGTTTCGCAATATCAGGGCCTGCCGGAGCAGGAAGCCTTCGACATCGAATATTGGCTGCTCGAAGAAGCCAAGCTGCAGCGCATGCCGAAGCCGAAGAGCCTTGCCGGCCGCGTCGCCTTCGTCACCGGCGGCGCCGGCGGCATCGGCCGCGTGACGGCCGCACGCCTCGTCGGCGAAGGTGCCTGCGTGGTGCTTGCCGATATCGACCAGGCAGCGCTCGAAGGCACCGAAGCCGATTTCGTCAAGAAGTTCGGCGCTGACGCCGTGCGCAGCGTCCGGCTCGACGTCACCAAGGAAGATGCAGTGATCGCCTCCTTCGCGGACGCCTGCGTCGAATTTGGCGGCATCGATATCCTCGTCTCGAATGCCGGCATTGCCTCCTCCGCGCCGATCGAACTGACCGAACTTGCGACGTGGAACCGCAATATCGATATTCTCGCGACCGGTTATTTCCTCGTCTCGCGTGAAGCCTTCCGCCTGTTCCGCCGTCAGGCGCTCGGCGGCAACGTCATCTTCGTCGCTTCGAAAAACGGTCTTGCCGCCTCGCCGAATGCGTCTGCCTATTGCACCGCAAAGGCTGCTGAAATCCATCTCGCCCGCTGCCTGGCGCTGGAGGGCGCGGATGCCGGCATCCGCGTCAACACCGTCAATCCGGATGCCGTCCTGCGCGGCTCGAAGATCTGGAGCGGCGAATGGCGCGAGCAGCGCGCCGCCTCGTCGAAGATCGAGGTGGACGATCTCGAGGAACATTACCGCAAGCGTTCGATGCTGAAACTCAACGTGTTTCCGGAAGATATCGCCGAGGCGATCTATTTCCTCGCATCGGACCTTTCGGCAAAATCGACCGGCAACATCATCAACGTCGATGCCGGAAACGTGCAGAGTTTTACGCGCTAG